A genomic region of Anopheles coustani chromosome 3, idAnoCousDA_361_x.2, whole genome shotgun sequence contains the following coding sequences:
- the LOC131261377 gene encoding heat shock protein 75 kDa, mitochondrial isoform X2: protein MSIVNGFFRVQKLMRPSVTLARCLLPATGHLSHRTISTPPGVGHPRWNTSVNRSLSTKVAEEGYHSIIRDGEKGVGSSDKHEFQAETRMLLDIVARSLYSDKEVFVRELVSNASDALEKFRFLVQSSPEGASEYAECDRALEIHIGTNKQDRQLTLQDTGIGMTREELIANLGTIARSGSKHFIEQLKESGRGSQENVQNIIGQFGVGFYSAFMVADRVDVYTRSARTGSPGLKWSSDGSGTFEIQEAEGVAIGTKIVIHLKADCREFADEDRIREVIRRYSNFVGSPIFLNGKQANQIQPIWLMEPKQVTPEQHNEFYRFVGNTFDTPRFTLHYKTDVPLSIRALLYFPEGKPGLFEMSRDADGGVALYTRKVLIQSKTENLLPKWLRFLKGVVDSEDIPLNLSRELLQNSSLIRKLRIALTNRTLRFLHDRSQKEPESYDKFYRDYGLFLKEGIVTSQEQQEKEEIAKLLRFETSREPNRTVSLPEYCQGQAEGQKDIYYLAAPNRTLAEASPYYESLKKRGIEVLFCYEAYDELVLMQLGMFLGKNLISVEKEMRRSDATSTADQDGLLEGSLLKTQIDELLPWIKQRLAGKVSNVKTTGKLDSHPCVVTVEEMAAARHFIKTQSHNMSEENRYALLQPQFEINPKHPIIKKLHKLTTSDPELAELLANQLFSNAMVGAGLVDDPRMLLTSMNDLLQKVLDKH, encoded by the exons ATGAGCATTGTAAACGGGTTCTTTCGGGTGCAGAAGTTAATGCGCCCATCGGTTACCCTAGCCCGGTGCTTACTTCCTGCTACCGGCCATCTTTCGCATCGGACGATAAGCACACCGCCCG GCGTCGGTCATCCGCGATGGAACACATCGGTAAATCGGTCGCTTAGCACGAAGGTGGCCGAGGAGGGCTACCACTCGATCATCCGTGACGGAGAAAAGGGTGTCGGATCGAGTGATAAGCACGAGTTCCAGGCGGAAACGCGCATGCTACTAGACATCGTTGCACGGTCCCTGTACTCCGACAAGGAAGTGTTTGTCCGCGAGCTTGTTTCGAACGCTAGCGATGCGCTGGAAAAGTTCCGCTTTCTCGTGCAATCGTCACCGGAAGGGGCCAGCGAGTATGCCGAGTGCGACCGGGCGCTAGAGATACACATCGGCACCAACAAGCAGGATCGACAGCTGACACTCCAGGACACGGGTATCGGTATGACAAGGGAGGAACTGATCGCCAACCTGGGAACGATCGCGCGCTCCGGCTCGAAGCACTTCATCGAGCAGCTCAAGGAAAGCGGTCGTGGATCGCAGGAGAACGTGCAGAACATCATCGGCCAGTTCGGTGTCGGATTCTACTCCGCGTTTATGGTGGCCGACCGGGTTGATGTGTACACGCGCTCGGCTCGCACCGGTTCCCCCGGGTTGAAGTGGTCATCCGATGGGTCCGGTACGTTCGAAATTCAGGAAGCGGAAGGAGTGGCCATAGGGACGAAGATTGTGATTCACCTGAAGGCGGACTGCCGGGAGTTCGCGGATGAGGATCGAATCCGGGAGGTAATCCGGCGGTACAGCAACTTCGTCGGTAGTCCCATCTTCCTGAACGGCAAGCAGGCGAATCAGATACAACCGATCTGGCTGATGGAACCGAAGCAGGTCACTCCCGAGCAGCACAACGAATTCTACCGGTTCGTAGGCAACACGTTCGACACACCACGTTTTACGCTGCACTACAAAACCGACGTACCGTTGAGTATCCGCGCGTTGCTTTACTTCCCCGAGGGTAAACCGGGACTGTTCGAGATGTCACGGGACGCGGACGGTGGTGTGGCACTCTACACGCGCAAGGTACTGATCCAGTCGAAGACGGAAAACCTGCTGCCCAAGTGGCTTCGTTTTCTCAAGGGTGTCGTCGATTCGGAGGACATTCCGCTTAATCTGAGTCGTGAATTGCTGCAGAACAGTTCGCTCATCCGCAAGCTGCGTATTGCGCTGACGAATCGTACGCTGCGCTTTTTGCACGATCGTTCCCAGAAGGAACCGGAAAGCTACGACAAGTTCTACCGGGACTATGGACTGTTCCTCAAGGAGGGTATCGTGACCAGCCAGGAGCAGCAGGAAAAGGAGGAGATCGCCAAATTGCTACGGTTCGAGACGAGTCGCGAGCCAAACCGGACCGTTTCGTTACCCGAGTACTGCCAGGGCCAGGCGGAAGGACAAAAGGACATCTACTACTTAGCcgcaccgaaccgaacccTCGCCGAAGCATCCCCGTACTACGAGTCACTCAAGAAGCGCGGCATCGAGGTGCTTTTCTGCTACGAGGCGTACGATGAGCTGGTTCTGATGCAGCTCGGCATGTTCCTCGGGAAGAATCTCAtctcggtcgagaaggaaatgcgTCGTTCGGATGCGACCTCCACCGCCGACCAGGATGGACTGCTCGAGGGTTCGCTGCTGAAGACTCAGATCGACGAATTGCTGCCCTGGATTAAGCAGAGGCTCGCCGGCAAGGTGTCGAACGTCAAGACAACCGGCAAGCTCGATTCGCACCCGTGCGTAGTAACGGTCGAGGAGATGGCCGCCGCACGGCACTTCATCAAAACGCAAAGCCATAACATGAGCGAAGAGAATCGCTACGCACTTCTACAACCTCAGTTTGAAATCAATCCTAA ACATCCAATTATCAAAAAGCTACACAAACTGACGACCAGCGATCCGGAGCTAGCAGAACTGCTGGCAAATCAACTCTTCTCCAACGCCATGGTCGGGGCCGGTTTAGTCGACGACCCGCGGATGCTGTTGACCAGCATGAACGATTTGCTCCAGAAGGTACTTGACAAGCACTAA
- the LOC131261377 gene encoding heat shock protein 75 kDa, mitochondrial isoform X1, protein MSIVNGFFRVQKLMRPSVTLARCLLPATGHLSHRTISTPPGLGVGHPRWNTSVNRSLSTKVAEEGYHSIIRDGEKGVGSSDKHEFQAETRMLLDIVARSLYSDKEVFVRELVSNASDALEKFRFLVQSSPEGASEYAECDRALEIHIGTNKQDRQLTLQDTGIGMTREELIANLGTIARSGSKHFIEQLKESGRGSQENVQNIIGQFGVGFYSAFMVADRVDVYTRSARTGSPGLKWSSDGSGTFEIQEAEGVAIGTKIVIHLKADCREFADEDRIREVIRRYSNFVGSPIFLNGKQANQIQPIWLMEPKQVTPEQHNEFYRFVGNTFDTPRFTLHYKTDVPLSIRALLYFPEGKPGLFEMSRDADGGVALYTRKVLIQSKTENLLPKWLRFLKGVVDSEDIPLNLSRELLQNSSLIRKLRIALTNRTLRFLHDRSQKEPESYDKFYRDYGLFLKEGIVTSQEQQEKEEIAKLLRFETSREPNRTVSLPEYCQGQAEGQKDIYYLAAPNRTLAEASPYYESLKKRGIEVLFCYEAYDELVLMQLGMFLGKNLISVEKEMRRSDATSTADQDGLLEGSLLKTQIDELLPWIKQRLAGKVSNVKTTGKLDSHPCVVTVEEMAAARHFIKTQSHNMSEENRYALLQPQFEINPKHPIIKKLHKLTTSDPELAELLANQLFSNAMVGAGLVDDPRMLLTSMNDLLQKVLDKH, encoded by the exons ATGAGCATTGTAAACGGGTTCTTTCGGGTGCAGAAGTTAATGCGCCCATCGGTTACCCTAGCCCGGTGCTTACTTCCTGCTACCGGCCATCTTTCGCATCGGACGATAAGCACACCGCCCG gtCTAGGCGTCGGTCATCCGCGATGGAACACATCGGTAAATCGGTCGCTTAGCACGAAGGTGGCCGAGGAGGGCTACCACTCGATCATCCGTGACGGAGAAAAGGGTGTCGGATCGAGTGATAAGCACGAGTTCCAGGCGGAAACGCGCATGCTACTAGACATCGTTGCACGGTCCCTGTACTCCGACAAGGAAGTGTTTGTCCGCGAGCTTGTTTCGAACGCTAGCGATGCGCTGGAAAAGTTCCGCTTTCTCGTGCAATCGTCACCGGAAGGGGCCAGCGAGTATGCCGAGTGCGACCGGGCGCTAGAGATACACATCGGCACCAACAAGCAGGATCGACAGCTGACACTCCAGGACACGGGTATCGGTATGACAAGGGAGGAACTGATCGCCAACCTGGGAACGATCGCGCGCTCCGGCTCGAAGCACTTCATCGAGCAGCTCAAGGAAAGCGGTCGTGGATCGCAGGAGAACGTGCAGAACATCATCGGCCAGTTCGGTGTCGGATTCTACTCCGCGTTTATGGTGGCCGACCGGGTTGATGTGTACACGCGCTCGGCTCGCACCGGTTCCCCCGGGTTGAAGTGGTCATCCGATGGGTCCGGTACGTTCGAAATTCAGGAAGCGGAAGGAGTGGCCATAGGGACGAAGATTGTGATTCACCTGAAGGCGGACTGCCGGGAGTTCGCGGATGAGGATCGAATCCGGGAGGTAATCCGGCGGTACAGCAACTTCGTCGGTAGTCCCATCTTCCTGAACGGCAAGCAGGCGAATCAGATACAACCGATCTGGCTGATGGAACCGAAGCAGGTCACTCCCGAGCAGCACAACGAATTCTACCGGTTCGTAGGCAACACGTTCGACACACCACGTTTTACGCTGCACTACAAAACCGACGTACCGTTGAGTATCCGCGCGTTGCTTTACTTCCCCGAGGGTAAACCGGGACTGTTCGAGATGTCACGGGACGCGGACGGTGGTGTGGCACTCTACACGCGCAAGGTACTGATCCAGTCGAAGACGGAAAACCTGCTGCCCAAGTGGCTTCGTTTTCTCAAGGGTGTCGTCGATTCGGAGGACATTCCGCTTAATCTGAGTCGTGAATTGCTGCAGAACAGTTCGCTCATCCGCAAGCTGCGTATTGCGCTGACGAATCGTACGCTGCGCTTTTTGCACGATCGTTCCCAGAAGGAACCGGAAAGCTACGACAAGTTCTACCGGGACTATGGACTGTTCCTCAAGGAGGGTATCGTGACCAGCCAGGAGCAGCAGGAAAAGGAGGAGATCGCCAAATTGCTACGGTTCGAGACGAGTCGCGAGCCAAACCGGACCGTTTCGTTACCCGAGTACTGCCAGGGCCAGGCGGAAGGACAAAAGGACATCTACTACTTAGCcgcaccgaaccgaacccTCGCCGAAGCATCCCCGTACTACGAGTCACTCAAGAAGCGCGGCATCGAGGTGCTTTTCTGCTACGAGGCGTACGATGAGCTGGTTCTGATGCAGCTCGGCATGTTCCTCGGGAAGAATCTCAtctcggtcgagaaggaaatgcgTCGTTCGGATGCGACCTCCACCGCCGACCAGGATGGACTGCTCGAGGGTTCGCTGCTGAAGACTCAGATCGACGAATTGCTGCCCTGGATTAAGCAGAGGCTCGCCGGCAAGGTGTCGAACGTCAAGACAACCGGCAAGCTCGATTCGCACCCGTGCGTAGTAACGGTCGAGGAGATGGCCGCCGCACGGCACTTCATCAAAACGCAAAGCCATAACATGAGCGAAGAGAATCGCTACGCACTTCTACAACCTCAGTTTGAAATCAATCCTAA ACATCCAATTATCAAAAAGCTACACAAACTGACGACCAGCGATCCGGAGCTAGCAGAACTGCTGGCAAATCAACTCTTCTCCAACGCCATGGTCGGGGCCGGTTTAGTCGACGACCCGCGGATGCTGTTGACCAGCATGAACGATTTGCTCCAGAAGGTACTTGACAAGCACTAA